In the genome of Streptomyces sp. V2I9, one region contains:
- a CDS encoding carbohydrate kinase family protein, whose amino-acid sequence MASRPAEAAVLIVGAYAVDLVLTDLRGPVRAGAEVWADGLDMVPGGAFTLAMGLHRLGRRAVWAADFGTDLFSRAVLAAARQEGMEEAGFRHHPRPVRNVTVALSDAKDRAMIAHEDPVAARPPAELIDAFRPSVVMLPFLRYGPDTTDALKTAARHGTRVFMDCQDYPGHIGMDDVRETLGRVDVFAPNESEALRVTGAGTVEEALALLCELVPTVVIKRGPAGAVAAANGRRAVQGSPAVPVVDTTGAGDCFNVGFVHRWIDGSPLADCLAAGVACGAAAVTGPGSGNALGASELPAWLTRLPY is encoded by the coding sequence GTGGCATCCCGGCCGGCCGAAGCCGCGGTGCTCATCGTCGGGGCCTACGCGGTCGATCTGGTCCTCACGGATCTGCGCGGCCCGGTGAGGGCGGGGGCCGAGGTGTGGGCCGATGGACTGGACATGGTGCCCGGTGGGGCGTTCACGTTGGCGATGGGGCTGCACCGGCTGGGGCGGCGGGCAGTGTGGGCAGCCGATTTCGGCACGGACCTCTTCAGCCGTGCGGTCCTGGCGGCGGCGCGCCAGGAGGGCATGGAAGAGGCGGGCTTCCGTCATCACCCGCGCCCTGTGCGCAATGTGACGGTGGCCCTCTCCGATGCGAAGGACCGGGCGATGATCGCCCACGAGGACCCCGTCGCCGCCCGCCCTCCGGCGGAGCTGATCGACGCGTTCCGCCCGTCGGTGGTGATGCTCCCCTTCCTCCGGTACGGCCCGGACACCACCGACGCGCTGAAGACGGCCGCCCGGCACGGAACGCGGGTGTTCATGGACTGCCAGGACTACCCCGGCCACATCGGCATGGACGACGTCCGCGAGACCCTGGGGCGGGTGGACGTCTTCGCGCCCAACGAGTCGGAAGCGCTGCGGGTGACCGGGGCCGGCACGGTCGAAGAGGCGCTGGCGCTGCTCTGCGAGCTGGTGCCCACCGTGGTGATCAAGCGCGGTCCGGCAGGCGCGGTGGCCGCGGCGAACGGACGTCGGGCGGTTCAAGGTTCTCCTGCGGTGCCCGTGGTGGACACGACGGGAGCCGGAGACTGCTTCAACGTGGGCTTCGTGCACCGGTGGATCGACGGCAGCCCCCTGGCGGACTGCCTGGCGGCAGGCGTGGCCTGCGGAGCCGCCGCCGTGACCGGCCCCGGCTCCGGCAACGCGCTCGGCGCGTCCGAGCTCCCCGCCTGGCTCACACGGCTGCCGTACTGA
- a CDS encoding MSMEG_1061 family FMN-dependent PPOX-type flavoprotein, producing MTTSLAGSAFDSLRLDAVSDHEELRRAYALPGTAAVRKQMTELTEQTRQLISCSSLVLVSSADAEGNCDVSPRGGPAGFVSVLDSRTVVIPDATGNKRLDTMQNIIATGRAGLLFLIPGRTTTLRVNGRACVSTRPELLAQLTAVGKPPAGALVIGIEEVYPHCPKSLMRSGAWKPEQWLPADAQPSSAEVTLAQLRMPELTIADIERVEAESLKYRYE from the coding sequence ATGACGACATCCCTGGCCGGCAGTGCCTTCGACTCGCTCCGTCTCGACGCCGTGTCCGACCACGAGGAGCTGCGCCGGGCGTACGCGCTGCCCGGCACCGCTGCCGTACGCAAGCAGATGACCGAACTCACCGAACAGACGCGTCAGTTGATCAGTTGCTCCTCGCTGGTCCTGGTCTCCAGCGCGGACGCCGAGGGCAACTGCGACGTCTCGCCGCGCGGCGGCCCCGCCGGTTTCGTCAGCGTCCTGGACTCGCGGACCGTGGTGATTCCGGACGCGACCGGCAACAAGCGCCTGGACACGATGCAGAACATCATCGCCACGGGCCGGGCCGGGCTGCTGTTCCTCATCCCCGGGCGCACCACGACGCTCAGGGTGAACGGCCGGGCCTGCGTCTCCACCCGCCCCGAACTGCTCGCGCAGCTGACCGCCGTGGGCAAGCCGCCGGCCGGCGCGCTGGTGATCGGGATCGAGGAGGTCTACCCGCACTGCCCCAAGTCGCTCATGCGCAGCGGGGCCTGGAAGCCGGAGCAGTGGCTGCCGGCGGACGCCCAGCCCTCCTCGGCGGAGGTGACGCTGGCCCAACTGAGGATGCCGGAGCTGACGATCGCGGACATCGAACGGGTGGAGGCGGAATCGCTGAAGTACCGGTACGAGTAG
- a CDS encoding M20 family metallopeptidase → MTVPAVPHPEADADETADAWFRGLRAAVREAVDGHAPALLELSRLLHAEPETAFEEHRAAARCAGILAAHGFEVTAPAHGLDTAFSATIGSGPLTVAIACEYDALPGLGHACGHNLIAAAGVGAALGLAPFADELGLTVRVLGTPAEERGAGKALLLDAGAFDGVDAAMMVHPCPFEMADFRSFALGTLDVVYTGRAAHPSLNPHEGRNAADALTVAQVALGLLRQQLPPQWRVHGITTGAGTAPNAIPDRATATYEIRALAAEDLRELRQRVEDCFRAGALATGCEVALERPEPDYLDFRGDPELIRLWTANARELGRAEPVERPPFACTDMGNVSHVVPSIHPVLDISAGACGPHEAAFAEAALSPAAEQALLDGAVGMAWTAADFAVARSRGGARA, encoded by the coding sequence ATGACCGTCCCCGCAGTCCCGCACCCCGAGGCGGATGCCGACGAGACGGCCGACGCGTGGTTCCGCGGACTCAGGGCCGCCGTACGGGAGGCGGTCGACGGCCACGCCCCGGCTCTGCTGGAGCTGAGCCGGCTTCTGCACGCCGAGCCCGAGACCGCCTTCGAGGAGCACCGAGCCGCCGCGCGCTGCGCGGGAATCCTCGCCGCCCACGGCTTCGAGGTCACCGCCCCCGCCCACGGCCTGGACACCGCGTTCAGCGCCACCATCGGCTCCGGGCCCCTGACCGTCGCCATCGCCTGCGAGTACGACGCCCTGCCCGGCCTCGGACATGCCTGCGGGCACAACCTCATCGCCGCCGCCGGGGTCGGCGCCGCACTCGGCCTCGCCCCCTTCGCGGACGAACTCGGTCTGACCGTACGCGTCCTCGGCACCCCTGCCGAGGAACGGGGGGCGGGCAAAGCGCTGTTGCTGGACGCCGGGGCGTTCGACGGGGTGGACGCCGCGATGATGGTGCACCCCTGCCCCTTCGAGATGGCCGACTTCCGCTCCTTCGCGCTCGGCACCCTGGACGTCGTCTACACCGGCCGCGCCGCGCATCCCAGCCTCAACCCGCACGAGGGCCGCAACGCCGCCGACGCCCTGACCGTCGCCCAGGTCGCCCTGGGCCTGTTGCGCCAGCAACTTCCCCCGCAGTGGCGGGTGCACGGCATCACCACGGGTGCCGGGACCGCGCCCAACGCGATCCCCGACCGGGCCACCGCCACGTACGAGATACGGGCGCTGGCCGCCGAGGACCTGCGGGAGCTGCGGCAGCGGGTCGAGGACTGCTTCCGCGCCGGGGCGCTGGCCACCGGCTGCGAAGTGGCCCTGGAACGCCCGGAGCCCGACTACCTCGACTTCCGCGGCGATCCGGAGCTGATCCGGCTCTGGACGGCCAACGCGCGGGAACTCGGCCGCGCCGAACCCGTCGAGCGCCCGCCCTTCGCCTGCACCGACATGGGCAACGTCTCTCACGTCGTGCCGTCCATCCACCCGGTGCTCGACATCAGCGCGGGAGCCTGCGGCCCGCACGAGGCCGCTTTTGCCGAGGCTGCGCTCTCTCCGGCGGCCGAACAGGCGCTGCTGGACGGGGCGGTCGGGATGGCGTGGACGGCGGCGGACTTCGCCGTCGCCAGGTCCCGAGGTGGCGCACGGGCCTGA
- a CDS encoding ABC transporter substrate-binding protein — protein MTLHSRPARTAARRAAQAVATLGAATLLLTACGSDSDSGTSSGDKAGKTDSVSTATRTVKDATGKAVEIPAEPKRIVTLTQEDLDAVLALDIKPVGITNGQGLDKPPAYLADKVEGVNVVGNLLQPVMDKVVAAKPDLILAGDMQDEQVLEQLREITPATLVTMAPTDDWKLFFRGVGNAVNKLDKANKFITDHEAAAKAAGEKLGANKGAEVSIVRWNPDGPSWMENKQFASGVALEMGLKRPASQNKDGNAHTPSLSLEKIDEIDGDWLFLSTLTSDGEKALKDVQSKPAYKELGAVKNGHAVTVDGSVWSTRGGPLAADVVLNDYVKALTAK, from the coding sequence ATGACCCTGCACAGCCGTCCCGCCCGCACCGCCGCCCGAAGAGCCGCGCAAGCCGTCGCCACCCTCGGGGCCGCCACCCTGCTGCTGACGGCCTGCGGTTCGGACTCCGACTCGGGCACGTCCTCCGGGGACAAGGCCGGCAAGACGGACTCCGTCTCCACCGCGACCCGTACGGTCAAGGACGCCACCGGCAAGGCCGTGGAGATCCCGGCGGAGCCGAAGCGCATCGTCACCCTGACCCAGGAGGACCTGGACGCCGTCCTGGCGCTGGACATCAAGCCGGTCGGCATCACCAACGGGCAGGGACTGGACAAGCCTCCGGCCTACCTGGCCGACAAGGTCGAGGGCGTCAACGTCGTCGGCAACCTGCTCCAGCCGGTCATGGACAAGGTCGTCGCGGCGAAGCCGGACCTGATCCTCGCCGGTGACATGCAGGACGAGCAGGTGCTCGAGCAGTTGCGGGAGATCACCCCGGCCACGCTGGTGACGATGGCCCCGACCGACGACTGGAAGCTGTTCTTCCGGGGCGTCGGCAACGCCGTCAACAAGCTGGACAAGGCCAACAAGTTCATCACGGACCACGAGGCCGCCGCGAAGGCCGCCGGTGAGAAGCTCGGCGCGAACAAGGGCGCCGAGGTCTCCATCGTCCGCTGGAACCCGGACGGGCCGAGCTGGATGGAGAACAAGCAGTTCGCCAGCGGTGTCGCCCTGGAGATGGGGCTGAAGCGGCCCGCGTCCCAGAACAAGGACGGCAACGCGCACACCCCGTCGCTGAGCCTGGAGAAGATCGACGAGATCGACGGCGACTGGCTGTTCCTGTCGACGCTGACCTCGGACGGCGAGAAGGCGCTCAAGGACGTCCAGTCCAAGCCCGCCTACAAGGAGCTGGGCGCCGTCAAGAACGGCCACGCGGTGACGGTCGACGGCTCGGTGTGGTCCACGCGCGGCGGACCGCTCGCGGCGGACGTCGTCCTGAACGACTACGTCAAGGCGCTCACGGCCAAGTGA
- a CDS encoding immunity 49 family protein, producing the protein MSGAAVSAAREDFTNRIGGQVRSLSRADRMTTYAWQSIADEFLDYLGALSVETPDLDTAEAKAVLKDACEAAAGAVAYAAYHPHCGFQIFLDYVNFGMSYDRGEDAPEESVTAGEWTDALCLAVLRDRAAWHGEAFRFARDKFAEQTRGTPVGELTTGLMAVVLDDTGNEDDHPPSAGAKLSALDAALGRVRARAEETGEPLLERPGSAALHALRALVAEDRDAFDTALAGLLTRHAALHSTSATPGSLLPLVPLALAALAYRTLGWSPAVRTDYLPHALVTGFEKRSPRVAGFGRDRRADAVSALAAGPLAVERPAFAWTVHREAEALSEEHVADVLTTAGDDPHAVGRLGRAMGDQERLFKWRSGVSDGATDDQLRNVRLASQMGAALFRIALAEPGSDVEVAIDGRTLRYRARRDEKAGPGLWHTATAFALITGSREDLAPLVLTGPTFATPDGSAFSAYREALHAYLTGTGPEAAAEQALRQAEKARDWGWAMPPAVLLSQLVEGDAESFNLALADALEAHRAHYQVADRADDPDAAVNLDALALACHARRRGWDIRVDSGYLPKEILRAAEPF; encoded by the coding sequence GTGTCCGGGGCAGCCGTGTCGGCGGCCCGCGAGGACTTCACCAACCGGATCGGGGGCCAGGTGCGGTCCCTGTCGAGGGCCGACCGGATGACCACCTACGCATGGCAGTCGATCGCGGACGAGTTCCTGGACTACCTGGGCGCCCTCTCCGTCGAGACGCCCGACCTGGACACGGCGGAGGCCAAGGCCGTTCTCAAGGACGCCTGCGAAGCCGCGGCCGGCGCTGTCGCCTACGCGGCGTACCACCCCCACTGCGGCTTCCAGATCTTCCTGGACTACGTGAACTTCGGGATGAGCTACGACCGGGGGGAGGACGCCCCCGAGGAGAGCGTCACGGCGGGGGAGTGGACCGACGCCCTCTGCCTGGCGGTCCTCAGGGACAGAGCCGCGTGGCACGGGGAGGCGTTCCGCTTCGCGCGGGACAAGTTCGCCGAGCAGACCCGCGGCACCCCCGTGGGCGAGCTCACCACCGGGCTGATGGCCGTGGTTCTGGACGACACCGGCAACGAGGACGACCACCCGCCGAGCGCCGGGGCCAAGCTCTCCGCCCTCGACGCCGCCCTGGGCCGTGTCCGTGCCCGCGCGGAGGAGACCGGCGAGCCCCTGCTGGAGAGGCCGGGCAGTGCGGCGCTGCACGCGTTGCGTGCCCTGGTCGCCGAGGACCGGGACGCCTTCGACACCGCGCTGGCCGGCCTCCTGACCCGGCACGCGGCGCTGCACAGTACCTCCGCCACCCCCGGCAGCCTCCTCCCGCTCGTCCCCCTGGCCCTCGCCGCGCTCGCGTACCGGACCCTGGGCTGGTCGCCCGCCGTCCGGACCGACTACCTTCCGCACGCGCTGGTCACCGGCTTCGAGAAGCGGAGCCCGCGGGTCGCCGGGTTCGGGCGGGACCGGCGGGCGGACGCGGTGTCGGCGCTCGCCGCCGGACCGCTGGCCGTGGAGCGTCCGGCCTTCGCCTGGACGGTGCACCGGGAGGCCGAGGCCCTGTCCGAGGAGCACGTCGCGGACGTACTCACCACCGCCGGCGACGACCCCCACGCGGTCGGGCGGCTCGGCCGGGCCATGGGCGACCAGGAGCGCCTGTTCAAATGGCGCTCGGGTGTGTCGGACGGGGCGACGGACGATCAGCTCCGGAACGTGCGCCTGGCCTCGCAGATGGGGGCGGCCCTGTTCCGCATCGCGCTGGCCGAGCCGGGCTCCGACGTCGAGGTCGCCATCGACGGCCGCACCCTGCGCTACCGGGCACGCCGCGACGAGAAGGCCGGACCGGGCCTCTGGCACACGGCCACCGCCTTCGCCCTCATCACCGGCTCCCGCGAGGACCTCGCTCCTCTCGTGCTCACCGGGCCGACGTTCGCCACCCCGGACGGCTCCGCGTTCAGCGCCTACCGCGAGGCCCTGCACGCCTACTTGACGGGTACGGGCCCCGAAGCGGCGGCCGAACAGGCGCTGCGGCAGGCCGAGAAGGCCAGGGACTGGGGCTGGGCGATGCCGCCGGCCGTCCTGCTGTCCCAGCTGGTGGAAGGCGACGCGGAGAGCTTCAACCTGGCCCTGGCCGACGCGCTCGAAGCCCATCGCGCCCACTACCAGGTCGCCGACCGGGCCGACGACCCGGATGCCGCCGTCAACCTCGACGCCCTCGCACTGGCCTGCCACGCCCGCCGCCGCGGCTGGGACATCCGCGTCGACTCCGGGTACCTCCCGAAGGAAATCCTCCGGGCCGCCGAGCCCTTCTGA
- a CDS encoding trehalose-6-phosphate synthase: MNHLESRARGGHVPAGRKVLVADLDGTLLGGDQESRLQLLRALGRHPEITVVFATGRGLHSVRALLRQDPLLPAPRWIVADVGASVIDATDMSHSTALERPLRRGWPGHATVREALRGFPQLAHQDVVQEGRSSFLLAPEGLTGALTAAVEKLGCSWSYSEGRYFDVLPPQAGKGPAVRQLIDKHRWPLSGLLVAGDSLNDLSLFHLRTHGVIVGNAEAALTERAPEGPLIHRSHLHGAAAILRTLRHLGWVGPPSPVVIGYHRAPARWREGRWEQPSSPNGIMPTLTSILGSTSRDGGLRAVWAAAVTGEGPDPWPVPFPDRLPMALLPLPASRWAGYFHRACKETLWPALMSHPHLIRHDPSHWADYEHVNAAFADHISAHAAQDATVWLHDYNLWLVPGLLKRARPDLTIGLFHHTPFPPPEVFRTLPVAGQLCASLARLDWAGFHTAAFADHFQQLLKGSTAVPRTGVHPLGIDRTAVTALARSRSPHVTAEDGLSVLSVERLDYAKAPVHKIRALTTLLDRRPELRGRLTLRLVCPPPEPGIRAYETTRIELEQAIATLNVRWGTGEWQPVEYTPRSLPFEEVMDHYLAAHVFWVTSLADGMNLTVQEYLTAHAASGRAGVLVLSRHAGIAQQFGNAALLTDPHDPEDLVEVLHTALTMAPSHRMANSARLTHLLDTAPPVDWARAVIAAIGGKPGPPSAMPW, from the coding sequence ATGAACCACCTCGAGAGCCGGGCACGTGGCGGACACGTCCCCGCGGGCCGGAAGGTCCTGGTCGCCGACCTCGACGGCACCTTGCTGGGCGGCGATCAGGAGAGCCGTCTGCAACTGCTCCGTGCTCTGGGGCGTCACCCGGAGATCACCGTCGTCTTCGCCACGGGCCGCGGCCTGCACTCCGTACGGGCGCTCCTGCGGCAGGACCCGCTGCTCCCCGCCCCACGGTGGATCGTCGCGGACGTCGGCGCCAGCGTGATCGACGCCACCGACATGAGCCACAGCACCGCGCTGGAACGCCCGCTGCGGAGGGGGTGGCCCGGTCACGCGACCGTCCGGGAAGCGTTGCGCGGCTTTCCTCAACTCGCCCACCAGGACGTCGTACAGGAGGGGCGCTCCTCGTTCCTTCTGGCCCCCGAAGGGCTGACCGGCGCCCTCACGGCGGCAGTGGAGAAGCTGGGCTGCTCCTGGTCCTACAGCGAAGGACGCTACTTCGACGTCCTGCCGCCACAGGCGGGCAAGGGGCCGGCCGTCCGGCAGCTCATCGACAAGCACCGATGGCCGCTGTCCGGCCTGCTCGTCGCCGGTGACTCGCTCAACGACCTGTCACTGTTCCACCTCCGCACCCACGGCGTCATCGTGGGCAACGCCGAGGCGGCCCTCACCGAGCGAGCTCCCGAAGGCCCGCTGATCCACCGCTCCCACCTCCACGGGGCCGCCGCCATCCTCCGGACGCTGCGACACCTCGGCTGGGTCGGGCCGCCCTCGCCCGTCGTCATCGGCTATCACCGAGCGCCCGCCCGCTGGAGGGAGGGGCGGTGGGAACAGCCCTCCAGCCCCAACGGCATCATGCCCACCCTGACGTCCATCCTCGGCAGCACGAGCAGGGACGGCGGCCTGCGCGCCGTGTGGGCCGCCGCGGTCACCGGAGAAGGACCCGACCCGTGGCCCGTCCCTTTTCCCGACCGCCTGCCCATGGCGCTTCTGCCACTGCCGGCATCCCGCTGGGCCGGGTACTTCCACCGGGCCTGCAAGGAAACGCTGTGGCCGGCGCTGATGTCCCATCCCCACCTCATCCGTCACGACCCGTCCCACTGGGCCGACTACGAGCACGTCAACGCCGCCTTCGCGGACCACATCAGCGCCCACGCCGCCCAGGACGCGACCGTATGGCTGCACGACTACAACCTCTGGCTCGTCCCCGGCCTTCTCAAGCGTGCTCGGCCGGACCTGACCATCGGCCTGTTCCACCACACCCCGTTCCCGCCGCCCGAGGTCTTCCGGACCCTGCCGGTCGCCGGACAACTGTGCGCCTCCCTCGCCCGACTGGACTGGGCGGGCTTCCACACGGCCGCCTTCGCCGACCACTTCCAGCAGCTCCTGAAGGGCAGCACCGCCGTGCCACGCACCGGTGTCCATCCCCTGGGCATCGACCGGACGGCCGTCACAGCCCTGGCACGCTCCCGCAGCCCCCACGTGACCGCCGAGGACGGCCTGTCGGTCCTGTCCGTGGAGCGCCTGGACTACGCCAAAGCGCCCGTCCACAAGATCCGCGCCCTCACGACCCTCCTCGACCGCCGCCCGGAGCTGCGCGGCCGGCTGACCTTGCGGCTCGTGTGCCCGCCACCCGAGCCCGGCATCCGCGCCTACGAGACGACCCGCATCGAACTCGAGCAGGCCATCGCCACCCTCAACGTCCGATGGGGCACCGGGGAATGGCAGCCGGTGGAGTACACCCCCCGATCGCTCCCCTTCGAGGAGGTCATGGACCACTACCTGGCAGCCCACGTCTTCTGGGTGACCTCCCTGGCGGACGGGATGAACCTCACCGTCCAGGAATACCTCACCGCCCACGCCGCCTCCGGGCGCGCAGGTGTCCTCGTCCTCTCCCGCCACGCCGGTATCGCTCAACAGTTCGGGAACGCGGCACTGCTCACCGACCCACACGACCCGGAGGACCTCGTCGAGGTCCTGCACACCGCGCTGACCATGGCCCCGTCCCACCGCATGGCGAACTCGGCCCGCCTGACGCACCTGCTCGACACCGCTCCGCCCGTCGACTGGGCCCGCGCGGTGATCGCGGCCATCGGCGGGAAGCCCGGACCGCCGTCGGCCATGCCGTGGTGA
- a CDS encoding ABC transporter ATP-binding protein — protein MEIRVEQLTAGYAGHTAVDRVDLTVPSGQVVAIVGPNGCGKSTLLRSMARLHQPRSGTVFVGDADVWRLRQRDAAHRVALLPQAPQAPEAVTVAGLVRYGRHPHQGLFRQWSHEDEEAVTRALEATGTAALAGRRLDQLSGGQRQRCWLAMSLAQETPVVLLDEPTSALDIGHAVEVLDLVREVAAQGRTIVMVVHDLAAAARYADTLVAMRDGRIVASGPPRDTVDAALVRELYGIEAEILTAASDGAPVVVPKVSAPVAGV, from the coding sequence GTGGAAATCCGAGTCGAACAGCTCACCGCTGGATACGCCGGTCACACCGCCGTGGATCGGGTGGACCTGACGGTTCCCTCCGGCCAGGTCGTGGCGATCGTCGGCCCCAACGGCTGCGGCAAGTCGACGCTCCTGCGCTCCATGGCCCGTCTCCACCAGCCCCGCTCCGGCACCGTGTTCGTCGGCGACGCCGATGTCTGGCGGCTGCGCCAGCGCGACGCCGCCCACCGCGTCGCCCTGCTGCCCCAGGCCCCGCAGGCCCCCGAGGCGGTCACCGTCGCCGGACTGGTCCGGTACGGCCGCCACCCGCACCAGGGTCTGTTCCGCCAGTGGTCGCACGAGGACGAGGAAGCCGTCACCCGCGCCCTGGAGGCCACCGGCACAGCCGCTCTGGCCGGACGCCGCCTCGACCAGCTCTCCGGCGGCCAGCGCCAGCGCTGCTGGCTCGCCATGTCCCTCGCCCAGGAGACCCCGGTCGTCCTGCTCGACGAACCCACCAGCGCCCTCGACATCGGCCACGCCGTGGAGGTCCTGGACCTGGTCCGCGAGGTGGCCGCGCAGGGCCGCACCATCGTCATGGTCGTGCACGACCTCGCCGCGGCCGCACGGTACGCCGACACCCTGGTCGCCATGCGCGACGGCCGGATCGTCGCCTCCGGTCCGCCCCGCGATACCGTGGACGCCGCGCTGGTAAGGGAGTTGTACGGCATCGAGGCGGAGATCCTCACCGCGGCCTCCGACGGAGCCCCCGTCGTGGTGCCGAAGGTGAGCGCGCCCGTGGCCGGTGTCTGA